The Deinococcus terrestris nucleotide sequence AGCGGCCCCGGCGGGTGCTGGCCGCGTTCCTGAGCGGGGAGACGACTGTCTCGGCGGCGGCCCGCCAGACGGGGCTGGACCTGCGGGTCGTTCACCGGGACGTGGGGGCGCTCACGCGGGCCGGGCTGCTGCGGGTTGCCCGGCTGGAGCGGCGGGCGGGCCGCCCCGTCAAGCACTATCAGCCCAGCGCCAACGCCTATTTCGTGGACCACCTCAACACGCCCGCCGCCGATCTGGAGGAACTGTCCAGCCCGTCTGCCCTGCGGACCTACCACCTCTTTCACCACGCCGCCGACCGCGAATTCAGCCGTGCCCTGCGCGAGTCCGGGCGGCGCTGGGGCTGGCGGCTGTACGCGACCCCGGAGCCTCCGGGATACCACATGACCCAGGGCAGCCCGGCCGACCGCCGCGTCAGCGCCCTCCAGGAGTGGCAGGGACCCGCCGCGCGGATGCTGCAAGGCTTTCCCGTCTTTCGCCTCACCGATGAGCAGGCCCGCGAGCTGCAGCGCGACCTGATCGCCCTGATGCGGAAAGGAGAGGCGTACGAGCAGGCCAATGCCGGAGAGGGCCATCCCTTCCTGCTGCCGGTGGGCATCGCACCCCTGACCGAGGAGGAAGCGGCGGGGCTGCACCGCTGAGGGATGGGCCAGCATGCCAACGGAATGACCTGGCCCTCACCCCTTCTGCCGACCCCGCTCAATGACCGCCCCCAGCGTCAGCCCGAACATCACGCCCAGCGGTATCCCCAGCGCGAGGTGCCCCGTCGCGGCCCCCAGCGCCGTGCCCACCCCGATCCCGATGGTGAGGCCAGCCCCGAGGCCCGGTGTCGCGTTCTTGCATGGCTTCAGGCCCCAGCGTGCGCCCGCAACTTCTCAAGTGGATGAAACAAGGCGAAGGGCCGGGAAGTGCCCCGACCCTCCGACGTTCTCTTGCCTGCCTACTCCAGCGTCACCAGATAGTCGTACAGGTCCGGCCCGCCGGGGTGCACCTCCACCTCCGCCAGCGGGAAGGCGTGGCGGACGCGCTCGGCCAGGGCCTCCAAGCTGTCCGGCGTCCTCTGCGGCCCACCGAACACCGTGATGACCTCCTGGCCCTCGTAGCTGCGGTTGAGCATGTGCAGCACGCTGTCTTCGGGGGTGCCGCCCGATTGCACGAGTTCGTCGTCCTTCAACCCGATCACGTCGCCTTCCGTGATCTCCAGCGTCTTGCCTTCCCCCGTGGTGATGTTCGTCGAACGGCTCGCGCGGGTGACTTCAAAGGTGGTGACCCGGCCTGCCGCCTCCACCATCGCCTCACGCAGACTCCCCGCGTCGCTGTCGGGCTGGAAGGCGAGCGCCGCCCCGATGCCCTGCCCCAGCGTGCGGGTGGGCACGACCACGGCGCGGCCCTCCATCAGTTCCATCGCTTTCTCGGCGGCCATCAGGACGTTCTTGTTGTTGGGGAGGATCAGCACTTTCTCGGCGCTCACCGACCGCACCGCGTCCACGATGTCCTGCACGCTGGGATTGGCCGTCTGCCCGCCCGAGACGATGCGGGCACCCAGCGAGCGGAACAGCTTGACGAGGCCGTACCCGCTCGCCACCGCGACGAGGCCGGAAGGCGGCACCTCGTCCTCGGCGCGGGCCGCCGCGCCCGCCATGCCCAGAATCTCGGTGTGCTGCTCGGACATGTCCTCGACCTTGGTCTTGAGCATCCGCCCGTAGCGGCCCACCGTCGCCAGCAGCGCGTCGGGCTCGTTGGTGTGGATGTGGCCCTTGACGTAGCCTTCGGCCCCCACGACGAGCAGGCTGTCCCCGAACGGCGTCACGAGGTCGCGGATTTCCTCGATGGGCTTGGTCGCCTCCGACATCAGGAACTCGGTGCAGTAGCCAAATTCCTCAGTTTCAAACTGCTCGCCCGCGTAGCCCGTGATCTCGGGGGCCTCGGGCAGCGCCTCGCCGCGCAGGGCCGCCAGCATTCCCTGGACCACGTAGAGGTAGCCCTGCCCGCCGGAGTCGATCACGCCCGCCTGTTTGAGGGCCGGGAGCATTTCGGGCGTCTGGTCCAGCAATCTCTGCCCTTCAAACAGGGCCTGCTCCAGCACCGCGTCCACCGTCTCGCGCTCGCGGGGACCGCACGCCCCGTCTGCCACGCCCCGCGCCACAGTCAGGATGGTGCCCTCGACGGGCTTCATCACGGCCCCGTATCCGGCCTTCTGCGCGGCGCGGAAGGCGGCGGCGAGGGTGGCGGCGTCCACCGCGCCCACCCCGCGCACCGTCTCCGCGAAGCCCTTGAGCAGTTGCGAGAGGATCACGCCAGAGTTGCCCCGCGCCCCCAGCAGCGCCCCGTAGCTGATCGCGCGGGCGACCGAGGCCATGCTGGATTCGTCGCAGGTATCGAGTTCGCGCCGCACCGATTGCAGGGTGAGGTGCATGTTCGTGCCGGTGTCGCCGTCGGGGACCGGGTACACGTTCAGGGCGTTGACCTGCTCGCGGTACACGCCCAGCCAGTCGGTCGCCACCCGCATCATCCGGGCGAGGTCGGCGGGCGTCAGGGAAGTAGTGTGTTCAGGCACGTTGCACCCCCACCGCGTGAATCCGCGTCCCCTTCAGCTCGATCCCCGCCTGGGTCCGCACCAGATGCTCCACCCGCTCCTTGATGTTCTGGGCGACGGTGGGAATGCTGACCCCGTAGGCCATCACGATGTAGAGGTCGGCGGAATAGTCCCCGCCCTCGCGGGTCACCACGACGCCCTCGCGGGCGTTGGCGCGGCCCAGCACGCGGGAGATGCCTTCCTTGAGGTTCGCCGGGGCCATGCCCACCACGCCCGGCACCTCGTGCGCGGTCAGCCCGATGAGGGACGCGAGGGCGCCCTCGGTGATTTGAATGGAACCAGTCACAGTAAGGGGGAGTATACGGCGGGGCGTGAAAGGAGCCTGATGGGTGGGGCCACTGGGGGAGGCAAACAAGAACCAGCCCCCTCCACCGGGGAGAGGGCTGGAATCAGGGTGCAGGTGAGTGCTCAGTCCCCCGGCTGTCCCTCCGGAGTGCCCGCTACCGTCACCGGCTCGGCCTTCGAGCGCAGCGGCAGCACGGGCACGAAGAGGGTCACCAGCAACCCCGCCAGCACGAACCACAGGCTGGTGGCAAACATCTGCGTCATCGCCGCCGTGAAGCCGTCCTTCAGCCCGGTCGTGAGCTGGGCGGCGAGGGTGCGGGCCTGCTCCCCCAGGCGGGTTTTCAGTTCGGCCAGCGTGGTGCGGGTCGTCTCCTGCACAAGTTCGGGCTCCTGCGCCAGAATCGCGGCCCCGACCTGTGCGGCGGTCGCCTGCGCCGCCTGCGGGGTGGCGAGGGCCTGCTCCGGCAGGGCACGGAGTTGGGCCTTGAGCGCGGCGGGCGTCTCCTCACTCGCCAGCAGCGCCTGCCGTCCGGCCTCCCCGTTTGCCAGGGCCGACTGCACCGCGTTCGCCTGCGCTTCCAGGCCCGCGTGAACCCGCGCCTCCAGGCCGCCGTCCGTGACCAGGTCGCGCAGCTCGGCAGGCAGGGCCTCGTTGGAGGCCACGGCCCTGGCCGCCGCCGCGTCCCCGTTCAGCGCCGCCTCAATCTGGCGGTACTGGGCGTCAAAGGCCGCCTGAATCTCCTTCTCCGGGCCGTTGCCGCTGCCGCTGGCCCGCAGCGCCCCGAGGTCAAAATTGTCCGCGTTCATCTGCATCCCCGGAACCTGGGGCAGATGCTTGGGCAGTTCGGTGTGCAGGTTGTTCAGCAGCAGGGTGCCGAACACCGCCGCGCCGATGGTCGAGCCGATCTGCCGGAAAAACTGGCTGCTGGAGGTGGCGATGCCGAGCTGGTTCAGCGGCACCGCATTCTGAATCGCCAGCGTAAAGAGGCTCTGCGACGGCCCCAGCCCCAGCCCCACGATAAACATGCGCCAGCCGAGGTCGACCAGCGTGGTCTGCGGGGTCAGGAAGGTCAGGAGGTAGATGCCGAGCAGCAGCAGCACCGCGCCGCCCAGCATCCACGGCTTGTACTTGCCGGTGCGGGCCACGACCTGCCCCGCCACGATGCTCGACAGGATCAGCCCGCCCATCAGCGGCAGCATGGAAAAGCCGCTGTTGGTCGCCGACACGCCCAGCACCATCTGCATAAAGAGCGGCAGGAACAGAATCACGCCCAGGAAGGCCATCCCCATGATGAAGGACGCCAGATTGCCCAGGCTGAACATCGGCACCCGGAAGAGGTTCAGCGGAATGATCGCGTCCTTGGTGCGCGACTCGGCCCAGAGAAAGCCCAGCAGCGAGGCGGCGCTCAGGGCAAAGAGGCCCAGGATGCGGGCGCTGTCCCAGGGATAGGTCACGCCGCCCCAGGTCAGCGCGAGCAGCAGCGGAATGGTGGTCAGCAGAATCAGCGCCGCGCCGAGGTAGTCAATCTTGCCCGCCATGCGGTGCGTGAGCTTGGGCATCTTCGCCAGAATCAAGAAGAGCGCGAAGAGCCCCAGCGGCAGGTTGACGTAAAACACCCAGCGCCACGATGCCTGATCGGTCAGAAATCCGCCCACGGCGGGGCCGATCACGCTGGCAAGGCCGAAGATCGCGCCGAACAGCCCGCCGAACCTCGCCCGCTCGGCGGGGGCGAACATGTCGGCCAGGATGGTAAAGGCGGTCGTGAACAGCGCCGCGCCGCCGAAGCCCGCCACCGCCCGGAAGGCGATGAGCTGGTTCATGCCCCCGCCCAGGAAGTTGCCCAGGAAGGGCTCCCCGGCCAGGCCGCTGAGCGCCGACCCCAGCAGAAAGACCACGATCCCGAACACCAGAATGGGCTTGCGCCCGTACAGGTCCGACAGCTTGCCGTAGATGGGCACCATCACCGTGGAGGCGAGCAGGTAGGCGGTGGTGACCCACGAGTAGAGGTTGAAGCCCTGAAGGTCCTCAATGATGCGCGGCATCGCCGTGCCCACGATGGTCTGGCTGAGCGCGGCGAGAAGGAAGACCACCAGCAGGCCGATCAATGTGATGCGCTTTTCCTGCTCGGTGAAGTGTTGTTCGGCGAGCGAGTGTTCGGCGGCGTGTGGGTCCGTGGGGTGTGGCGCGGCGGGTGTGGGGGAGACGGGAGCGCTCAAGTGGGGTCCTCCTGGGTCAGCAGATCAAGGGCGCCGAGAACGGTCGCCAGGGTGTCGGGGTCAAGGCGCGAGAGCCGGGTGCTCACCAGTGCGTGCACGCTTTGCACGGTGGCGGCCAGTGCGGCCTCGCCGACCGGGGTCAGGCTCAGGCGGGTGCGCCGCGAGTCGTCGGGGTCCAGTTGCCGGGCGATCAGTCCCTGCCGCGCCAGCCCATCGAGGTAACGGCTGAGCAGCGTAGGCGGCAGTTCCAGCCGCTCGGCCAGCACCTTGGGATAGGTGGCCCCAGTCTGGATGCCGCGCAGCACGAAGAAGCGCCGGGTGTCGAGGTCGTGCTTCTCGGCCAGCAGCGGGTTGATGTCCTGCTTGAGCTTGCGGTTGAAGTGCCACATCCGCCCGATAAACAAACTGACCTGGTCGGGAGTCGGGGCCGCCTCGGGAGGCAGGGGGGGAGGAGCGGTCATCCGATTAAACTACGACAATAGTTCACTTTGGTCAACTATCGCCTGGAGGTAGATGAAGTGGCCTACTTCGCCCCGGCTGCCGGGGGCCGCGTGGTCTACTGGAGGCCATGCAACTCGTGACGGGACCGCTGGAGGGGGCGCAGGCCGCCGACCTGACGCTGACGTTCTTGACGCCGGGAGCGGCGGGGCTCCCAGAGCGGGTGACCCGCGACCTGAAACCGGGCAAGGTTGCCCTGCTCTCGCGCAGCGAGTCGGGGGACGTGGCCGTGGCCCTGACCCCCGAAGACGCCGGGCAGGCCCGCGAGGTGGGTGCAGCGTTTGTGAAGCTGGCGAATGATCTCGGCGCCCGTGCCCTGGCGGTGGAGGCCAGCGAGTACGGGGACGCCCTGGCCCTCGCCGCGCTCGCCGCCGGGCGCAAGGATGCCCGCTACCGCGAACAGGCCCGCCCTGCCCCCACGTCCCTGACCGTGCAGGGCCTCGCGGACAGTGCCCGGCTCGAAGCCCTGACCGCCGGGGTGCAGTTCGCCCGCGACCTCGTGAATGCGCCCGCCAACGTCCTCAACCCCGCCACCCTCGCCCGCGAAGCCCGCCGCCTGGAGGGCCACGGCGCCGACGTGGACATCTGGGACAGCACCGAGATCGAGGCGCGGGGCATGGGCCTGCTCGCCGCCGTCGCGGCCGGAAGCGCGACCGGCCCGCGTCTGATCCGGGTGACCCTCCCCGCGCGGGGCGAGGTCACGCGGGTGGTCGCCCTCGTCGGCAAGGGCGTCACTTTTGACACGGGCGGCTACTCCATCAAGCCTGCGGCGGGCATGGCCCCCATGAAAAACGACATGGGCGGTGCGGCCACCGTCCTCGGCGCGATGCGGGCGCTGGCCGGGCTGCGCGACCGTCTCCCCGAAGGGCTGGAAGTCCGCGCCTACGTCCCCGCCGCCGAGAACATGGTCGGCCCCCACGCCATGCGCCCCGGTGACATCTACCGCGCCGCGAACGGCAAGACGGTGGAGGTCGTGAACACCGACGCCGAGGGCCGCCTGATCCTGGCCGACGCGCTGGCCGTCGCCTGCGACGAGGGCGCGACCGAGATCGTGGACGTGGCGACCCTGACCGGAGCCAAGATGATCGCCCTCGGCAGCGACATCGCGGGCCTCTTTGCCAGCGACGCCGACCTCGCGGCCCGGCTCAAGGCGAGCGCGGAGGCGGCGGGCGAGTATGTCTGGGAACTTCCCCTCCACGCGCCGTACCTCAAGGCCTTCCAGAAGGAGACGCTGGCCGACCTGCGCAACTCCGACCTCGTGCCGCAGGGGGGCAGCATCAAGGCGGCCCTCTTCCTGCAGGAGTTTGTCCCCCGGCCCTGGGCGCATCTGGATATCGCCGGAAACGCCCAGAAGGACGGCGAGGCGACCGGATGGGGCGTGGGGACGCTGGTGGGGTACGTGCTGAACGGGTAGGCGGGACGTAGGGCGCGGGAGGGAGTCCCCCCTACGCCGTCCCCAACTTCCCCTGCCAGCGCAGCTTGAGCCGCTGCCCCAATCGGCGGTACAGGGGCGGCGCGTGATGTTCCCCGAAGTCGCGGGTGGCTTCCTCACTGCCCACGTCGTGGCCGCCCTGCTGCGTCAGGAAGTAGCGGTGGTCCATGATCCAGAGGTACAGGTCGGCCTCGGTACGCCCCGGAAAGCGGGCCATCACGTCGTGCTTCTCCAGGTTCTCCACGACCCGGCTATAGAGGCGGCGGTACCAGCTCTCCACGGCCTCCTCCCACGATACCGGGGGCAGCCCCCCCCGCCCCGGCTTGCGGTCCAGAAAATACTGCCGGGTGCGGATGTGGTCCAGCAATCGGTCATAGCGTCCCGGCGTGGTGAAGCGGATCTCGCGGTGCCCCGGCACCACCTCGTCTAGGCGCGTCTCGCGCAGGAAGCGGGCGTATTCGCCCTTGATGATCAGGTCACGCAGGGTGTCGTCCTCGTCGGGAGGCACCGTCACTTGCAACTCGATCACGTGCGCGTCGATGTACTTCTGCCCCAGCCGCCGCGCCACCGAGACGCGGTGGTTGCCGTCCTTGACGAAGTACAGCTCGCCCACCTTGTACACCTGAATGGGCGGCAGCTCCTTGCCCTGAAGCTGCGCCGAGCGCACGCCGATCCAGCGCTCGTCAAGGTGGCGCTCGCGCGGGAGGTAATGGCGGTCGAACTCGCGGTAGCGGTCCACCGACCCGGCGATCTTCTCGACCGGAATCGCCTGCACGCCCAGCGCATGCTCCCCCTGGGGCGCGAGGTGCCGCACCCACTCAAAGGGCAGCAGGTCGCCCCGCTCGCGCCGCAGGATGGCGAGCAGGTCGTGCAGGTGGGCCACCCGGCGGGCGCGTTCCACCTCGTGCCGGGCGCGGGTTCTCTGGTCGTGGTCGGTCATGGCTCTCTCCGGGGGTGGTGCATCTGTTCCTGCCTCTGCTGGCCCCTTTGGTGTCCAGCGTACACCCTTCCGGTCAGGCGAATGTCTGCTGTCTGGGCAGCCTGATGAAAGTCTTGAGGAAAGGCCCCCAAAGGTGCCCGCGCCCATAGCCCCCATTGCCGCGCGGGGGTGGAATGCCTCCATGCTCGGCAAATTCTTCAAGAAACCCGCGGACGACATGGACGGCCGCATTCCCCCCGGCCAGACGCTCACCACCCGCTTTCCGGTGCTGACCTACGGCCCCGCGCAGCACTACCGCCCGGAGGAGGTCGTCGTGCGCGTCTTCGGGCTGGCGGAGGAAAAGACCCTGACCTGGGCCGACCTGATGGCGCTGCCGCAGACGACCCTCACCTACGACATCCACTGTGTGACCCACTGGAGCAAGCTGGACACCACCTGGACCGGCGTGCGGGTGGTGGACCTGATGGAACACCTTCAGCTCAGGCCCGGCGCGACCCACGTCATGCAGCACAGCGTCGGCGGCTACACGACCAACCTCTCCTTGGAGGATTTCACCCGGCCCGAAAACCTGCTGGCCCACACCTTCGGCGGCGAGCCGCTGACCCCCGAACACGGCGGCCCGCTGCGGCTGGTCGTCCCGCACCTGTACTTCTGGAAGAGTGCAAAGT carries:
- a CDS encoding helix-turn-helix transcriptional regulator gives rise to the protein MKGPSASSSGGDFSEVTDPAAIALLLRERPRRVLAAFLSGETTVSAAARQTGLDLRVVHRDVGALTRAGLLRVARLERRAGRPVKHYQPSANAYFVDHLNTPAADLEELSSPSALRTYHLFHHAADREFSRALRESGRRWGWRLYATPEPPGYHMTQGSPADRRVSALQEWQGPAARMLQGFPVFRLTDEQARELQRDLIALMRKGEAYEQANAGEGHPFLLPVGIAPLTEEEAAGLHR
- a CDS encoding DAK2 domain-containing protein; translated protein: MMRVATDWLGVYREQVNALNVYPVPDGDTGTNMHLTLQSVRRELDTCDESSMASVARAISYGALLGARGNSGVILSQLLKGFAETVRGVGAVDAATLAAAFRAAQKAGYGAVMKPVEGTILTVARGVADGACGPRERETVDAVLEQALFEGQRLLDQTPEMLPALKQAGVIDSGGQGYLYVVQGMLAALRGEALPEAPEITGYAGEQFETEEFGYCTEFLMSEATKPIEEIRDLVTPFGDSLLVVGAEGYVKGHIHTNEPDALLATVGRYGRMLKTKVEDMSEQHTEILGMAGAAARAEDEVPPSGLVAVASGYGLVKLFRSLGARIVSGGQTANPSVQDIVDAVRSVSAEKVLILPNNKNVLMAAEKAMELMEGRAVVVPTRTLGQGIGAALAFQPDSDAGSLREAMVEAAGRVTTFEVTRASRSTNITTGEGKTLEITEGDVIGLKDDELVQSGGTPEDSVLHMLNRSYEGQEVITVFGGPQRTPDSLEALAERVRHAFPLAEVEVHPGGPDLYDYLVTLE
- a CDS encoding Asp23/Gls24 family envelope stress response protein, whose product is MTGSIQITEGALASLIGLTAHEVPGVVGMAPANLKEGISRVLGRANAREGVVVTREGGDYSADLYIVMAYGVSIPTVAQNIKERVEHLVRTQAGIELKGTRIHAVGVQRA
- a CDS encoding MDR family MFS transporter, whose protein sequence is MSAPVSPTPAAPHPTDPHAAEHSLAEQHFTEQEKRITLIGLLVVFLLAALSQTIVGTAMPRIIEDLQGFNLYSWVTTAYLLASTVMVPIYGKLSDLYGRKPILVFGIVVFLLGSALSGLAGEPFLGNFLGGGMNQLIAFRAVAGFGGAALFTTAFTILADMFAPAERARFGGLFGAIFGLASVIGPAVGGFLTDQASWRWVFYVNLPLGLFALFLILAKMPKLTHRMAGKIDYLGAALILLTTIPLLLALTWGGVTYPWDSARILGLFALSAASLLGFLWAESRTKDAIIPLNLFRVPMFSLGNLASFIMGMAFLGVILFLPLFMQMVLGVSATNSGFSMLPLMGGLILSSIVAGQVVARTGKYKPWMLGGAVLLLLGIYLLTFLTPQTTLVDLGWRMFIVGLGLGPSQSLFTLAIQNAVPLNQLGIATSSSQFFRQIGSTIGAAVFGTLLLNNLHTELPKHLPQVPGMQMNADNFDLGALRASGSGNGPEKEIQAAFDAQYRQIEAALNGDAAAARAVASNEALPAELRDLVTDGGLEARVHAGLEAQANAVQSALANGEAGRQALLASEETPAALKAQLRALPEQALATPQAAQATAAQVGAAILAQEPELVQETTRTTLAELKTRLGEQARTLAAQLTTGLKDGFTAAMTQMFATSLWFVLAGLLVTLFVPVLPLRSKAEPVTVAGTPEGQPGD
- a CDS encoding MarR family winged helix-turn-helix transcriptional regulator; translated protein: MTAPPPLPPEAAPTPDQVSLFIGRMWHFNRKLKQDINPLLAEKHDLDTRRFFVLRGIQTGATYPKVLAERLELPPTLLSRYLDGLARQGLIARQLDPDDSRRTRLSLTPVGEAALAATVQSVHALVSTRLSRLDPDTLATVLGALDLLTQEDPT
- a CDS encoding M17 family metallopeptidase, with product MQLVTGPLEGAQAADLTLTFLTPGAAGLPERVTRDLKPGKVALLSRSESGDVAVALTPEDAGQAREVGAAFVKLANDLGARALAVEASEYGDALALAALAAGRKDARYREQARPAPTSLTVQGLADSARLEALTAGVQFARDLVNAPANVLNPATLAREARRLEGHGADVDIWDSTEIEARGMGLLAAVAAGSATGPRLIRVTLPARGEVTRVVALVGKGVTFDTGGYSIKPAAGMAPMKNDMGGAATVLGAMRALAGLRDRLPEGLEVRAYVPAAENMVGPHAMRPGDIYRAANGKTVEVVNTDAEGRLILADALAVACDEGATEIVDVATLTGAKMIALGSDIAGLFASDADLAARLKASAEAAGEYVWELPLHAPYLKAFQKETLADLRNSDLVPQGGSIKAALFLQEFVPRPWAHLDIAGNAQKDGEATGWGVGTLVGYVLNG
- a CDS encoding DUF4032 domain-containing protein, with product MTDHDQRTRARHEVERARRVAHLHDLLAILRRERGDLLPFEWVRHLAPQGEHALGVQAIPVEKIAGSVDRYREFDRHYLPRERHLDERWIGVRSAQLQGKELPPIQVYKVGELYFVKDGNHRVSVARRLGQKYIDAHVIELQVTVPPDEDDTLRDLIIKGEYARFLRETRLDEVVPGHREIRFTTPGRYDRLLDHIRTRQYFLDRKPGRGGLPPVSWEEAVESWYRRLYSRVVENLEKHDVMARFPGRTEADLYLWIMDHRYFLTQQGGHDVGSEEATRDFGEHHAPPLYRRLGQRLKLRWQGKLGTA
- a CDS encoding sulfite oxidase-like oxidoreductase: MLGKFFKKPADDMDGRIPPGQTLTTRFPVLTYGPAQHYRPEEVVVRVFGLAEEKTLTWADLMALPQTTLTYDIHCVTHWSKLDTTWTGVRVVDLMEHLQLRPGATHVMQHSVGGYTTNLSLEDFTRPENLLAHTFGGEPLTPEHGGPLRLVVPHLYFWKSAKWLTGLEFMDADRPGFWERNGYHMRGDPFAEERYDDD